A stretch of Orientia tsutsugamushi DNA encodes these proteins:
- a CDS encoding ATP-dependent RecD-like DNA helicase — protein MSVLSYSTKASPINNQSLAGLVERVTFHNTDNGFCIIKVKVNHKKDLITVIGNSATISAGQHIEASGIWVNDKEYGLQFKAHTLKVSVPTSIDGIEKYLASGLIKGIGPIYAKKLVQTFGLDVLTVIENQDPALKKVPGIGPIRAKKIWESWNSQKIISDIMLFIHNYNIGASKAVKIYKAYGAEAINIIKSNPYQLVSDIKGIGFKSADNIAKAIGIPENSMIRARAGLNYALVTAMGNGSCGMPTDKLINLCHELLNIDVSIIIDALSFEINERNVAVENINGEECIFLKGLAYAELKIAELLVHISKGKLAWNPISSNKITEYISKANIKLSPSQQDALHQALKSKVMIITGGPGVGKTTLINSIINILKSEGVVILLAAPTGRAAKRLSEATQHPAHTIHRLVYSRPGQDVRTITKLKCQLLILDEMSMVDVTTMYAAISALPSTASLFLVGDIDQLPSVGPGQVFSDLIKSQKFPIVTLTEIFRQNNQSSIISNAHRINNGFFPILQSSQNSNNDFYFINSDTPEDAIDKITELVQVRLPKKFSISPFTDIQILSPITRGIVGTKNLNSVLQKVLLPSTSANDELLIWGNIFKIGDKVMQIVNNYDKDIYNGDIGIINTIDHENQNIVINFDGNKISYDFDELDEIVLAYAITIHKSQGGEYHTVIIPLMMQHYPMLQRKLIYTAITRAKKLVIVVGQKKALNIAIKKNIAELRYSMLKKKLMDIT, from the coding sequence ATGAGTGTATTGTCTTATTCTACAAAAGCCTCGCCTATCAATAATCAAAGTTTAGCAGGATTAGTAGAAAGAGTAACTTTTCATAATACTGACAATGGATTTTGCATCATTAAAGTTAAAGTCAATCATAAGAAAGACTTAATAACAGTAATTGGCAACAGTGCAACCATTTCAGCAGGACAGCATATTGAAGCTAGCGGCATATGGGTTAATGATAAAGAATATGGACTGCAGTTTAAAGCTCATACATTAAAAGTTTCAGTACCAACTAGTATAGATGGTATAGAAAAATATTTAGCATCTGGATTGATTAAAGGCATTGGTCCGATATATGCTAAAAAATTAGTCCAAACATTTGGCTTAGATGTTCTTACAGTAATTGAAAATCAGGATCCAGCATTAAAAAAGGTGCCAGGAATAGGTCCAATTCGTGCAAAAAAAATTTGGGAAAGTTGGAATAGCCAGAAAATTATAAGTGATATAATGCTGTTTATTCATAACTATAATATTGGTGCTAGTAAAGCTGTTAAAATATATAAGGCTTATGGAGCAGAAGCAATAAATATTATTAAATCTAATCCCTATCAATTAGTATCGGATATTAAAGGCATAGGGTTTAAAAGTGCAGATAACATTGCAAAAGCTATTGGCATTCCAGAAAATTCAATGATAAGAGCGCGAGCTGGGCTAAATTATGCCTTAGTTACAGCTATGGGTAACGGCAGTTGTGGCATGCCAACTGATAAGCTAATTAATCTATGTCATGAGTTGTTAAATATTGATGTTAGCATTATAATTGATGCACTATCCTTTGAAATCAATGAACGAAATGTTGCTGTTGAAAACATAAATGGTGAAGAATGTATATTCCTTAAGGGATTAGCTTATGCAGAGCTTAAAATAGCGGAATTATTAGTCCATATTAGTAAAGGTAAACTAGCATGGAATCCAATCAGCAGCAATAAAATAACAGAATACATAAGTAAGGCAAATATCAAACTATCACCTAGTCAGCAAGATGCTCTTCATCAAGCTTTGAAGTCTAAAGTAATGATTATTACTGGAGGTCCTGGAGTTGGTAAAACTACTTTAATTAATTCCATAATTAATATTCTAAAAAGTGAAGGAGTTGTAATATTGCTTGCTGCTCCAACTGGCAGAGCAGCAAAGAGGTTAAGCGAGGCTACTCAACATCCAGCTCATACTATTCATCGTTTAGTATATAGTCGTCCAGGACAAGATGTACGAACAATCACAAAACTTAAATGTCAGTTATTAATATTAGATGAAATGTCAATGGTTGATGTTACAACAATGTATGCAGCAATAAGCGCACTGCCAAGCACTGCTTCTCTCTTTTTAGTCGGAGATATTGATCAACTGCCATCAGTAGGACCAGGTCAGGTTTTTAGTGATTTAATTAAGTCTCAAAAATTTCCTATAGTAACATTAACAGAAATTTTTAGGCAAAATAATCAAAGTAGCATTATTAGCAATGCCCATAGAATTAATAACGGATTTTTTCCAATTTTACAATCTAGCCAAAACTCAAATAATGATTTTTATTTTATTAATAGCGATACACCAGAGGATGCTATTGATAAAATAACTGAATTAGTTCAGGTACGCTTACCAAAAAAATTTTCTATTTCTCCATTTACAGATATACAAATATTATCTCCAATAACCAGAGGAATTGTAGGAACAAAGAATCTCAATTCAGTATTACAAAAAGTACTATTACCAAGTACCTCAGCAAATGATGAATTACTTATTTGGGGCAATATTTTTAAAATTGGTGATAAGGTTATGCAAATAGTTAATAATTATGATAAAGATATATATAACGGTGACATAGGAATTATTAATACAATTGATCATGAAAACCAAAATATAGTAATAAATTTTGATGGTAATAAAATAAGCTATGACTTTGATGAGCTTGATGAAATAGTACTTGCTTATGCTATTACTATTCATAAGTCACAAGGTGGAGAATATCACACTGTAATTATTCCATTAATGATGCAACATTACCCTATGCTACAACGAAAGTTAATTTATACTGCTATTACCAGAGCAAAAAAGTTAGTTATTGTTGTTGGTCAAAAAAAAGCATTAAATATCGCTATTAAAAAAAACATAGCAGAACTAAGGTATTCTATGCTCAAGAAAAAATTAATGGATATAACTTAA
- the rplS gene encoding 50S ribosomal protein L19, which translates to MNLIKQFEQEQIKKLTQGKSIPNFRPGDTVKVNLRIIEGANERIQAYQGVVIARANRSISSSFTVRKISHGQGIERKFMLYSPLISSIELIKQGVVRRAKLYYLRNLQGRKAKIREKIFSKDNQ; encoded by the coding sequence ATGAATTTAATTAAGCAATTTGAACAAGAACAAATAAAAAAACTAACTCAAGGTAAAAGCATTCCTAATTTTAGACCTGGAGATACTGTAAAAGTCAACTTAAGAATTATTGAAGGAGCGAATGAAAGAATTCAAGCTTATCAAGGAGTTGTTATTGCTCGTGCTAATCGTTCAATATCTTCATCATTTACAGTTAGAAAAATTAGTCATGGCCAAGGTATAGAAAGAAAGTTTATGCTTTACTCTCCACTAATTAGCAGCATAGAGTTAATCAAGCAAGGAGTAGTAAGACGAGCTAAGCTATATTATTTAAGAAATCTACAAGGCAGAAAAGCTAAAATTAGAGAAAAAATCTTTTCAAAAGATAACCAATAA
- the trmD gene encoding tRNA (guanosine(37)-N1)-methyltransferase TrmD: MLNTSSFFHANILSLFPEMFPGPLQYSLAGKALKKNIWSYKAINIKDFGITKHKKVDDEPYGGGSGLVMRADVLAKAIDYALNTFTNLNTKPYLYYMSPRGDIINQNLIKEIIKQKNIIIICGRFEGIDERVIEKYNVSEISLGNFVLSGGEIAALALLDSCIRLLPGVIANQNTLLEESFNTINEGNVTLLEYPLYTRPAVWCNLRVPEVLLSGDHKKIKEWRLNQSIKITKQRRPHFIIDNTYDNKNSRSTK, translated from the coding sequence ATGCTTAATACCAGCAGCTTTTTTCATGCTAATATACTTTCTTTATTTCCAGAAATGTTTCCTGGACCTTTGCAATATTCATTAGCTGGAAAAGCATTAAAGAAAAATATATGGTCATATAAAGCTATTAATATTAAAGATTTTGGTATCACAAAACACAAAAAAGTTGATGATGAACCTTATGGTGGAGGTTCTGGTCTAGTTATGAGAGCTGATGTTCTTGCAAAAGCAATTGATTATGCATTAAATACTTTTACTAACTTAAATACTAAGCCTTATCTTTATTATATGTCTCCCAGAGGAGACATTATAAATCAAAATTTGATTAAGGAAATTATTAAGCAAAAAAATATAATTATTATCTGTGGAAGATTTGAGGGAATTGACGAGAGAGTAATAGAAAAGTATAATGTGTCAGAAATTAGTTTGGGAAATTTTGTTTTATCTGGAGGAGAAATAGCAGCATTAGCTTTACTTGATAGTTGTATAAGGCTACTTCCTGGCGTTATAGCAAATCAAAATACATTACTAGAGGAATCATTTAATACAATTAATGAAGGTAATGTAACTTTGCTTGAATATCCACTATATACTAGACCAGCAGTGTGGTGTAATCTTAGAGTGCCAGAAGTCTTACTTTCTGGTGATCATAAGAAAATAAAGGAATGGCGATTAAATCAATCTATTAAAATTACAAAACAAAGACGCCCTCATTTTATTATTGATAATACATATGATAACAAAAATTCAAGGAGCACAAAATGA
- a CDS encoding DUF2497 domain-containing protein has translation MTKLHKENEDYNEHTNQSIEEILNSIKNTINHDIVNTDSLNNNNAIDNNEDDDVLVLTEIISIPNQNKQVNINTSQLSSSNIVKNHLPNITADVVNLIPESTSTKIESKEQKSPKKIHNNINKQNQNTSICSNQTIEDIVIELLKPKLSEWLDNHLSDLVKSIVEPIVAKEVRQQLSKTNQSNKQRN, from the coding sequence ATGACTAAACTCCATAAAGAAAATGAAGATTATAATGAACATACTAATCAGTCAATTGAAGAAATTTTAAACTCTATTAAAAATACAATTAATCATGATATAGTTAATACCGATTCTTTAAACAACAACAATGCAATAGATAATAATGAAGATGATGATGTTTTGGTATTAACTGAGATAATCAGTATACCTAATCAAAATAAGCAAGTTAATATTAATACATCTCAACTTAGTAGTAGTAATATAGTTAAAAACCACCTACCTAATATCACTGCAGATGTAGTTAATTTAATTCCTGAATCTACTTCTACTAAAATTGAATCAAAAGAACAAAAATCACCAAAGAAAATACATAACAATATTAATAAGCAGAATCAAAATACTTCTATCTGTAGCAATCAAACTATAGAAGATATAGTAATAGAATTACTAAAGCCAAAACTATCTGAATGGCTTGATAATCACCTATCTGATTTAGTAAAATCTATTGTTGAACCTATTGTTGCAAAAGAAGTAAGGCAGCAATTATCTAAGACTAATCAATCAAACAAGCAAAGAAATTAA
- a CDS encoding TolC family protein, with amino-acid sequence MLTLLKKYSVAILCSILLTCSFSCSAIDINTALTNAYKNSVKFKLLQDEFLQQANQYQKIYTSFIPEVHASVVSGERYHNPSNRFFSNDWFPATNNLHRLQSPNVFTPKAELTISHNLFNGGQDIIKLKTIKQKSYAAKEKFYNDEQELIYEGIETYLNYYSFLETSKLYEAKVHYFQKMLEIEKQKLDLGESTSVSVANAQVQLSKALSEHIASITAVQNLEKKFYNFFGILPSNIELPRISNDLENSETALMNSALNNSFVLNYYKNQILEQQLKVKFCRAAVLPKINAQFSVISPLPFQPERSTATFAVEMRIPIFNHNTAFLDSRTEIRALNMLISQYKDKLEQIKMSVASEWKQYNSIKQQIEYSDDYVKFATIALSATQHEYELGNIRITDLLKAQNNFYDSKIENIKVNVALLKHMYKIKQLTNKLTAKSLNLKVNYFIPEQKQKFKKTL; translated from the coding sequence ATGTTAACTTTATTAAAAAAATATAGTGTAGCAATATTATGCAGTATATTGCTAACTTGTAGTTTCTCATGTAGCGCTATTGATATTAATACAGCATTAACCAATGCTTATAAAAATTCCGTTAAATTTAAACTATTGCAAGATGAATTTCTACAACAAGCAAATCAGTACCAAAAAATTTATACAAGCTTCATACCTGAAGTACATGCATCAGTAGTATCTGGTGAAAGATATCATAACCCAAGCAATCGTTTTTTTAGCAATGACTGGTTTCCTGCAACTAATAATTTACATCGTTTGCAATCACCTAACGTGTTTACTCCTAAAGCTGAACTAACAATTTCACATAATTTATTTAATGGCGGACAGGACATAATCAAGCTTAAAACTATTAAGCAAAAATCCTATGCTGCAAAGGAGAAATTTTATAATGATGAACAAGAATTAATATATGAAGGTATTGAAACCTACCTAAACTATTATTCTTTTCTTGAAACATCTAAACTATATGAAGCAAAGGTGCATTATTTTCAAAAAATGCTTGAAATAGAAAAACAAAAGCTAGACTTAGGAGAAAGTACAAGTGTTAGTGTAGCTAATGCACAAGTTCAATTATCAAAAGCTTTATCTGAACACATAGCAAGCATTACTGCAGTACAAAACCTGGAAAAAAAATTCTACAATTTTTTTGGTATACTACCTAGTAATATAGAGTTACCAAGGATATCTAATGATTTAGAAAACAGTGAAACTGCATTAATGAACTCAGCTCTAAATAACAGTTTTGTGCTTAACTACTATAAAAATCAAATATTAGAACAGCAATTAAAAGTCAAGTTTTGCAGAGCAGCTGTCTTACCTAAAATAAATGCACAATTTTCAGTAATTAGCCCTTTGCCTTTTCAGCCAGAACGTAGTACTGCAACTTTTGCCGTTGAAATGAGAATACCGATATTCAATCATAATACAGCATTTTTGGATTCTAGAACTGAAATAAGAGCTCTTAATATGCTGATAAGTCAGTATAAAGATAAATTAGAACAAATTAAGATGTCTGTAGCTTCGGAATGGAAACAATACAATTCCATAAAACAACAAATTGAATACTCCGACGACTATGTTAAATTTGCTACTATTGCTTTATCCGCAACTCAACATGAATATGAGTTAGGCAATATACGTATTACAGATTTATTAAAAGCCCAAAATAATTTCTATGATTCTAAAATTGAAAATATTAAAGTTAATGTTGCTCTTTTAAAGCACATGTATAAAATAAAACAGTTAACTAATAAATTAACTGCTAAATCATTAAATTTAAAGGTGAATTACTTTATTCCAGAGCAAAAGCAGAAATTTAAAAAAACACTTTAA
- a CDS encoding site-specific tyrosine recombinase XerD, whose translation MDFLEQFLETVLAEKNVSANSLLAYKRDLKDFSDFLKSIQLQSSLAVTTKDIDSFIQHLLSKNLSFRSIARKISTLRQYYLFLLTENVVQADLVTNIEVPRYSTKLPKILSIKEIKVLIDYCFKDTTAEGIRTLAMICLLYSTGLRVSELVSVKITDLKFDHNTGKIKNHFVILGKGNKERLVIMNDLTGDVISKYLPYRDFFSPFKNAKNSVYLFPSKAKQGYMTRQNFAILLKSAAINAGLSPDNVSPHILRHSFASHLLEGGADLKVIQELLGHVDISSTQIYTHVQPERLKHVIEKYHPASLKKY comes from the coding sequence ATGGACTTCTTAGAACAATTCCTTGAGACTGTTTTAGCTGAGAAAAATGTTTCAGCTAATTCTTTATTAGCATATAAGCGCGATCTGAAAGATTTTAGTGATTTTCTTAAAAGTATACAGCTACAAAGCTCGCTAGCTGTTACTACAAAGGATATTGATTCTTTTATTCAGCATCTTCTCAGTAAAAATCTTAGTTTTAGATCTATTGCACGTAAAATATCTACTCTAAGGCAATACTATTTGTTTTTGTTGACAGAAAATGTAGTTCAAGCTGACTTAGTGACTAATATTGAAGTGCCGCGTTATAGCACAAAATTGCCAAAAATATTATCTATTAAAGAAATCAAAGTGCTAATTGATTATTGTTTCAAAGATACTACTGCTGAGGGTATACGTACATTAGCGATGATTTGCTTGCTATATTCTACTGGTCTTAGAGTATCAGAATTAGTTAGTGTGAAAATTACTGACTTAAAATTTGATCATAATACAGGTAAAATCAAGAATCATTTTGTAATTTTAGGAAAAGGGAATAAGGAGAGATTAGTTATTATGAATGATCTTACTGGCGATGTAATATCTAAATATTTACCTTATCGAGATTTTTTTTCTCCATTCAAAAATGCTAAGAATAGTGTTTATCTTTTTCCATCAAAGGCTAAGCAAGGATATATGACTCGGCAAAATTTTGCTATACTACTTAAAAGCGCTGCTATCAATGCTGGTCTTTCGCCTGATAATGTTTCTCCTCATATATTGCGGCATAGCTTTGCAAGTCATTTGCTTGAAGGTGGAGCAGATTTAAAGGTTATTCAAGAGCTGCTAGGTCATGTTGATATTAGTTCTACTCAGATTTATACTCATGTACAGCCAGAAAGGTTGAAGCATGTAATAGAGAAATATCATCCAGCCAGCTTAAAAAAGTATTAA